One Glandiceps talaboti chromosome 2, keGlaTala1.1, whole genome shotgun sequence genomic region harbors:
- the LOC144450347 gene encoding homeobox protein SIX1-like, producing the protein MLPSFGFTQEQVACVCEVLQQSGNIERLGRFLWSLPACEHLHKNESVLKAKAIVAFHRGNFRELYKLLESNNFSMQNHPKLQALWLKAHYIEAEKLRGRPLGAVGKYRVRRKFPLPRTIWDGEETSYCFKEKSRGILREWYAHNPYPSPREKRELAEGTGLTTTQVSNWFKNRRQRDRAAEAKEREGRDPNDKLGDKKSLDTDTSELEDAKTVLNQSISDTSEPATESDTNSQTNISVLADLQKSALVIPTMTSLTSAPAPPSAIAVNTDILHHQHNSLQPTLLTSMNGNLVDLGS; encoded by the exons ATGCTGCCGTCGTTCGGTTTCACACAGGAGCAAGTTGCCTGTGTTTGCGAGGTTCTCCAACAATCCGGCAATATAGAACGACTTGGTCGATTCTTATGGTCGCTACCAGCTTGCgaacatttacataaaaatgaGAGTGTGCTCAAAGCGAAAGCTATTGTAGCGTTTCATCGAGGGAACTTCCGTGAGTTATACAAGCTCTTAGAGAGTAACAATTTTTCGATGCAAAACCATCCTAAACTACAAGCACTCTGGTTGAAGGCCCACTACATCGAAGCCGAAAAGCTCCGCGGAAGGCCTCTCGGAGCCGTTGGAAAATACCGCGTACGCAGAAAGTTCCCGCTTCCCCGTACAATTTGGGACGGCGAGGAGACGAGCTATTGCTTCAAAGAAAAGTCCCGAGGTATCCTTCGGGAGTGGTATGCTCACAACCCCTATCCTTCGCCAAGAGAGAAACGAGAGCTGGCCGAAGGTACCGGTTTGACAACCACACAAGTCAGTAACTGGTTTAAGAATAGGAGGCAACGAGACAGGGCAGCGGAGGCGAAAGAGAG AGAGGGACGAGATCCAAACGATAAATTAGGCGACAAGAAATCGCTCGATACGGACACCTCCGAACTCGAAGATGCGAAAACTGTTCTAAATCAGAGCATAAGCGACACAAGTGAGCCAGCTACAGAGTCAGATACGAACTCACAAACGAATATTAGTGTGTTAGCTGACCTCCAAAAATCAGCGTTAGTCATACCAACAATGACCAGCCTTACGAGCGCACCGGCACCACCTTCTGCTATAGCAGTCAACACCGATATTTTACACCACCAACACAACTCACTCCAGCCAACACTATTGACTAGTATGAACGGTAACTTAGTAGACCTTGGTTCGTAG